A stretch of the Aegilops tauschii subsp. strangulata cultivar AL8/78 chromosome 4, Aet v6.0, whole genome shotgun sequence genome encodes the following:
- the LOC109768161 gene encoding E3 ubiquitin-protein ligase WAV3 isoform X2, with translation MEAPDQENPCAICLGGMAAGGGQATFTAECSHTFHFNCISASVAHGHLVCPLCNARWRELPFLRPTAPVPQPPTLPRLGRPVPMHAVQPPSEPTASPPLMHGGMPPFPAQAPPPPREHIMQHHQPPPPNVHVVQHHQPPPPHVHVPTVVFDDDEQVEPASRPPADSTPAAASNGAVVVNTHAEYSAVARDSSSDNFAVLVHVKAPAMADTVAAGSDKPPPRAPLDLVTVLDVSGSMSGHKLALLKQAMRFVIDNLGPNDRLSVVSFSSEARRLTRLTRMSDAGKALAVSAVESLVARGGTNIAEGLRTAAKVLDERRHRNAVSSVVLLSDGQDTYTMMRRRGPSGVQANNYEELVPPSFARTGADGEWSAPIHTFGFGNDHDAAAMHVIAEATGGTFSFIENEAVIQDAFAQCIGGLLSVVVQEARIAVACVHPGVRVVSVKSGRYESRVDEDGCAASVRVGELYADEERRFLLFLTVPRVEATDGDTTALARVVFSYRNAASGAEVSVTAEDTVVARPEHAPSASERSVEVERERVRVEAAEDIAAARAAAERGEHQEAVEILENRQRALEQSEAAGDGDPMIVALGAELQEMRGRVSNRQSYMRSGRAYMLAGMSAHQQQRATSRQMLEPEEQQTSMMARNSGVRRMIRRGVGSSGGGYMAAAAPVAEASNEATMSYATPAMRAMLLRSREARGASAEQGQQEEQQPMAGKDDAGSSGPKDVNQ, from the exons ATGGAAGCCCCTGACCAG GAGAATCCTTGCGCCATCTGCCTCGGCGGCATGGCCGCCGGCGGCGGGCAGGCCACCTTCACGGCGGAGTGCTCCCACACCTTCCACTTCAACTGCATCTCCGCCAGCGTCGCGCACGGCCACCTCGTCTGCCCGCTCTGCAACGCGCGCTGGCGAGAGCTGCCCTTCCTGCGTCCCACCGCGCCGGTGCCGCAGCCGCCTACGCTGCCTAGGCTGGGTCGTCCCGTTCCCATGCACGCCGTGCAGCCTCCGAGCGAGCCGACAGCATCGCCTCCTCTCATGCATGGCGGGATGCCTCCGTTCCCGGCGcaggcaccgccgccgccgcgcgagcATATCATGCAGCAtcaccagccgccgccgccgaacgtGCATGTCGTGCAGCATcatcagccgccgccgccgcacgtgCATGTC cCTACGGTCGTCTTCGACGACGACGAGCAGGTGGAGCCGGCCTCCAGGCCGCCAGCTGACAGCACACCGGCAGCTGCATCGAACGGGGCAGTGGTCGTCAACACGCACGCCGAGTACTCGGCCGTCGCCAGGGACTCGTCCAGCGACAACTTCGCCGTGCTCGTGCACGTCAAGGCTCCCGCGATGGCCGACACCGTGGCGGCCGGCAGCGACAAGCCGCCCCCGCGCGCGCCGCTGGACCTCGTGACCGTGCTCGACGTCAGCGGCAGCATGAGCGGCCACAAACTGGCGCTCCTGAAGCAGGCCATGCGGTTCGTCATCGACAACCTCGGCCCCAACGACCGCCTCTCCGTCGTATCCTTCTCCTCCGAGGCGCGCCGGCTGACCAGGCTCACGCGCATGTCGGACGCCGGGAAGGCACTGGCCGTGAGCGCCGTGGAGTCCCTCGTGGCGCGCGGCGGCACCAACATCGCCGAGGGGCTCCGCACGGCCGCCAAGGTGCTCGACGAGCGCCGGCACAGGAACGCCGTCTCCAGCGTCGTGCTCCTCTCCGACGGTCAGGATACCTATACCATGATGAGGCGCCGGGGACCGTCCGGCGTCCAGGCCAACAACTACGAGGAGCTCGTCCCGCCCTCCTTCGCACGCACGGGCGCTGACGGCGAGTGGTCCGCGCCGATCCACACCTTCGGCTTCGGGAACGACCACGACGCGGCCGCGATGCACGTCATCGCCGAGGCGACGGGCGGCACGTTCTCGTTCATCGAGAACGAGGCTGTGATACAGGACGCGTTCGCGCAGTGCATCGGCGGGCTGCTCTCCGTCGTGGTCCAGGAGGCGCGCATCGCCGTCGCGTGCGTGCACCCCGGGGTCCGTGTCGTCTCCGTCAAGTCCGGCCGTTACGAGAGCCGCGTCGACGAGGACGGCTGCGCCGCATCTGTCCGAGTCGGGGAGCTCTACGCCGACGAGGAGAGGCGTTTCTTGCTCTTTCTGACCGTGCCAAGAGTCGAAGCGACGGACGGCGACACCACTGCTCTGGCGAGAGTGGTCTTCAGCTACAGAAACGCGGCGAGCGGCGCGGAGGTGAGCGTGACGGCCGAGGACACGGTGGTGGCGAGGCCGGAGCACGCGCCGAGCGCGTCGGAGCGCTCAGTGGAGGTGGAGCGGGAGCGCGTCCGGGTGGAGGCGGCAGAGGACATCGCGGCGGCGAGGGCAGCGGCGGAGCGGGGCGAGCACCAGGAAGCGGTGGAGATCCTCGAGAACCGTCAGCGGGCGCTGGAGCAGTCGGAGGCGGCAGGGGACGGCGACCCCATGATCGTGGCGCTGGGGGCGGAGCTGCAGGAGATGCGCGGGCGCGTGTCGAACCGGCAGAGCTACATGCGGTCGGGGCGGGCGTACATGCTGGCCGGCATGAGCGCGCACCAGCAGCAACGCGCTACCTCCAGGCAGATGCTGGAGCCGGAGGAGCAGCAGACGTCGATGATGGCGAGGAATAGTGGAGTGAGGAGGATGATCAGAAGAGGAGTGGGGTCGAGCGGCGGTGGATATATGGCGGCAGCGGCGCCCGTGGCCGAGGCGTCGAACGAGGCGACGATGTCGTACGCGACGCCGGCCATGCGCGCCATGCTGCTGCGCTCGCGGGAGGCGCGTGGGGCGTCGGCCGAGCAAGGGCAGCAGGAGGAGCAGCAGCCCATGGCCGGAAAAGACGATGCCGGGAGCTCGGGCCCGAAGGACGTGAACCAATAG
- the LOC109768168 gene encoding uncharacterized protein, with translation MGAGGGQATFTAECSHTFHSSCISASVCPLCSVPRYDLPFRRPTPPPPPPPPPVRTQPETRLIPLRPCIILPRQSPPVHFVHGQPPPPPPRPTYSWPRIPTQARQPPPRPVNLVHGQPPPPPPPPPLRSVPPPPPPVRSVPRPPLTSSWPRLPTQLPPPPPPPPPRVRSRQAQPQCSFDDDEQVGPASGPPAGNGSPAAASNEAVVIKTRSEYPVIAMDLPSDNFAVLVHVQAPGMTDITAAGGDAPRTPVDLVTVLDVSHSMSGQKLTLLKQAMRFVIANLGPDDRLSVVSFNTKARRVTRLTRMSEAGKALSVSAVESLTADGCTDIAEGLRMAAMVLDQRRHRNAVSSVVLLSDGQDNYIMMRHQEYSGVQANDYEDLVPPTFARTGADGEWSASIHTFGFGNDHDATAMHVIAEATGGTFSFVENEAVIQDAFAQCIGGLLSVVVQEARIAVACVHPGVRVMSVKSGSYESRIDEDGRAATVWVGELYADEERRFLLILTVPRAEATDGDTTALLNVSFSCRDAATGMDVNVSAKDTLVARPEHAADAKRSVEVERERVRVDAAEDIAAARAAAERGEHQEAVAILKNRQRAVALSEAASDGDPVTMALEAELQEMRGRVSNRQSYALSGRAYMLAGISAHQQQRATSRQMNLVEEMSVESMAALAAAPPVKLASNEATLSYATPAMHAMLLRSRRAREASAEQGQQLQAEEEYTGSSEHGQPTPPLTSSFPRLPTQLRPPPPPPPPPPVRIGHAQPPTVVFDDDEQGGPASGPPADNRSPAAASNEAVVVKTQSEYPAIARDSSSENFAMLVHVQAPGMTDIMAAGGDASRAPVDLVTVLDVGGSMSGYKLALLKQAMRFIIANLGPGDRLSVVSFSSVARRRTRLTRMSETGKALSVSVVEPLTAGGGTDIADGLRMAAMVLNQRRHRNAVSSVVLLSDGPGPSGVQANNYEELVPPSFARTGFDGEWSAPIHTFGFGNDHDTAAMHAIADATGGMFSFIENEVVIQDAFAQCIGGLPSVVVQGACIAVACVHPGVRVMSVKSGSYKSRIDEDGRAATVWVGELYAEEERRFLLSLAVPRAEATDGDAATLVKVVFSYRNAATGADVSVTTEDTVVARPEHAPNASERSVEVERERIRVEAAEDFTAARAAAERGDHREAVKILNNRQRAVALSQLSRDDDPVIMALEAELWGMCGRVANRQRYARSGPAYML, from the coding sequence ATGGGCGCCGGCGGTGGTCAGGCCACCTTCACGGCGGAGTGCTCCCACACGTTTCACTCCAGCTGCATCTCCGCCAGCGTCTGCCCGCTCTGCAGCGTGCCGCGGTACGACCTGCCGTTCCGGCGACccacaccacctccacctccgccgcccccgccggtGCGAACTCAGCCAGAGACTCGTCTCATTCCCCTCCGCCCGTGCATCATTCTCCCGCGGCAGTCACCTCCCGTGCATTTCGTGCACGGTcagccaccgccaccgccaccacGACCGACATACTCGTGGCCACGCATTCCCACGCAGGCACGACAGCCGCCGCCACGGCCCGTGAATCTCGTGCACGGTcagccaccaccgccgccgccaccaccgcccctGCGTTCCgtgccaccgccaccaccgcccgtGCGTTCCGTGCCACGGCCACCACTAACATCGTCGTGGCCGCGCTTGCCCACGCAGCTACCtccgccgcctccaccgccgccaccacgcgtgcgtagtaggcaggctCAGCCACAATGCAGCTTCGACGACGACGAGCAGGTTGGTCCCGCCTCTGGGCCGCCAGCTGGCAACGGGTCACCAGCCGCTGCATCAAACGAAGCAGTTGTCATCAAGACGCGAAGCGAGTACCCGGTCATCGCCATGGATTTGCCCAGCGACAACTTCGCCGTGCTCGTGCACGTCCAGGCTCCCGGGATGACCGACATCACGGCAGCCGGTGGCGACGCACCGCGCACGCCGGTGGACCTCGTGACAGTTCTAGATGTCAGTCACAGTATGAGCGGGCAAAAGTTGACGCTGTTGAAGCAGGCCATGCGGTTCGTCATCGCCAATCTCGGCCCCGACGACCGCCTCTCCGTCGTGTCCTTCAACACGAAGGCGCGTCGGGTGACCAGGCTCACGCGCATGTCGGAGGCCGGGAAAGCCCTGTCCGTGAGCGCTGTGGAGTCCCTCACGGCGGACGGCTGCACCGACATCGCCGAGGGGCTCCGTATGGCAGCCATGGTACTCGACCAGCGCCGGCACAGGAACGCCGTCTCGAGCGTCGTGCTCCTTTCTGATGGCCAGGACAACTACATCATGATGAGGCACCAGGAGTATTCCGGCGTCCAGGCCAACGACTACGAGGACCTCGTCCCGCCCACCTTCGCGCGCACGGGCGCTGACGGCGAATGGTCAGCATCGATCCACACTTTCGGCTTCGGCAATGACCATGACGCGACCGCGATGCACGTCATCGCCGAGGCTACAGGCGGCACGTTCTCGTTCGTCGAGAACGAGGCGGTGATCCAGGACGCGTTCGCACAGTGCATCGGCGGGCTGCTCTCTGTCGTGGTCCAGGAGGCTCGCATCGCCGTCGCGTGCGTGCACCCCGGGGTCCGTGTCATGTCGGTCAAGTCCGGCAGTTACGAGAGCCGCATCGACGAGGACGGCCGCGCCGCCACGGTCTGGGTCGGAGAACTATACGCTGATGAGGAGAGGCGTTTCTTGCTGATCCTGACCGTGCCAAGAGCCGAAGCGACAGACGGTGACACCACCGCTCTGTTGAATGTGTCATTCAGCTGCAGAGACGCGGCGACCGGCATGGACGTGAACGTGTCGGCCAAGGATACACTGGTGGCGAGGCCGGAGCACGCCGCGGACGCGAAGCGGTCGGTGGAGGTTGAGCGGGAGCGCGTTCGGGTGGATGCGGCGGAGGACAtcgcggcggcgagggcggcagcgGAGCGGGGCGAGCACCAGGAGGCGGTGGCGATACTCAAGAACCGGCAGCGTGCAGTGGCGCTGTCAGAGGCGGCGAGCGATGGCGATCCCGTGACCATGGCGCTGGAGGCCGAGCTGCAAGAGATGCGCGGGCGCGTGTCGAACCGACAGAGCTACGCGTTGTCGGGTCGGGCGTACATGCTCGCCGGCATCAGCGCGCACCAGCAGCAACGCGCTACCTCGAGGCAGATGAATCTGGTGGAGGAGATGTCGGTGGAATCTATGGCCGCACTGGCGGCGGCGCCGCCAGTGAAGTTGGCATCGAACGAGGCGACATTGTCGTACGCGACGCCGGCTATGCACGCCATGCTGCTACGCTCGCGTAGGGCACGGGAGGCATCAGCCGAGCAAGGGCAGCAACTACAAGCTGAAGAAGAATACACAGGAAGCTCTGAACACGGTCAGCCAACGCCGCCACTGACATCGTCGTTTCCCCGCTTGCCCACGCAGCTacgtccgccaccgccgccgccaccgccgccacccgTGCGTATCGGGCATGCTCAGCCACCTACGGTTGTCTTCGATGACGACGAGCAGGGTGGTCCGGCCTCTGGGCCGCCAGCTGACAACCGGTCACCAGCCGCCGCGTCGAACGAAGCAGTTGTCGTCAAGACGCAGAGCGAGTACCCGGCCATCGCTAGGGATTCGTCCAGTGAAAACTTCGCCATGCTCGTGCACGTCCAGGCTCCCGGGATGACCGACATCATGGCGGCTGGTGGCGACGCGTCGCGCGCGCCGGTGGACCTCGTGACGGTTCTCGACGTCGGTGGCAGCATGAGCGGGTACAAGCTGGCGCTGCTGAAGCAGGCCATGCGGTTCATCATCGCCAATCTTGGCCCCGGCGACCGCCTCTCCGTCGTGTCCTTCTCCTCCGTGGCACGCCGCCGGACCAGGCTCACGCGCATGTCGGAGACCGGGAAGGCCCTGTCCGTGAGCGTCGTGGAGCCGCTCACGGCGGGCGGCGGCACCGACATCGCCGATGGGCTCCGTATGGCAGCCATGGTACTCAACCAGCGTCGGCACAGGAACGCCGTCTCTAGCGTCGTGCTCCTCTCCGACGGCCCAGGGCCATCTGGCGTCCAGGCCAACAACTACGAGGAGCTCGTCCCGCCCTCCTTCGCGCGCACGGGCTTTGACGGCGAATGGTCAGCGCCGATCCACACGTTCGGCTTCGGCAACGACCACGACACGGCCGCGATGCACGCCATCGCCGACGCGACGGGCGGCATGTTCTCATTCATCGAGAACGAGGTGGTGATCCAGGACGCGTTCGCCCAGTGCATCGGCGGGCTGCCCTCCGTCGTGGTCCAGGGGGCTTGCATCGCCGTCGCGTGCGTGCACCCCGGGGTCCGTGTCATGTCGGTCAAGTCCGGCAGTTACAAGAGCCGCATCGACGAGGACGGCCGCGCCGCCACGGTCTGGGTCGGGGAACTCTATGCCGAGGAGGAGAGGCGTTTCTTGCTGTCTCTGGCCGTGCCAAGAGCTGAAGCAACAGACGGCGACGCCGCTACTCTGGTGAAAGTGGTGTTCAGCTACAGAAACGCGGCGACCGGCGCGGACGTGAGCGTGACAACGGAGGACACAGTGGTGGCGAGGCCGGAGCACGCGCCGAACGCATCGGAGCGGTCGGTAGAGGTGGAGCGGGAGCGCATCCGGGTGGAGGCGGCAGAGGACTTCACGGCGGCGAGGGCAGCGGCGGAACGGGGCGACCACCGGGAGGCGGTGAAGATACTCAACAACCGGCAGCGTGCAGTGGCGCTGTCACAGTTGTCGCGCGACGACGACCCCGTGATCATGGCGCTGGAGGCCGAGCTGTGGGGGATGTGCGGGCGCGTGGCGAACCGGCAGAGATACGCGCGGTCGGGTCCGGCGTACATGCTTTAG
- the LOC109768161 gene encoding E3 ubiquitin-protein ligase WAV3 isoform X1, with protein sequence MEAPDQENPCAICLGGMAAGGGQATFTAECSHTFHFNCISASVAHGHLVCPLCNARWRELPFLRPTAPVPQPPTLPRLGRPVPMHAVQPPSEPTASPPLMHGGMPPFPAQAPPPPREHIMQHHQPPPPNVHVVQHHQPPPPHVHVVQHHQPPPPHVHTVQHHQPPPPEPTVVFDDDEQVEPASRPPADSTPAAASNGAVVVNTHAEYSAVARDSSSDNFAVLVHVKAPAMADTVAAGSDKPPPRAPLDLVTVLDVSGSMSGHKLALLKQAMRFVIDNLGPNDRLSVVSFSSEARRLTRLTRMSDAGKALAVSAVESLVARGGTNIAEGLRTAAKVLDERRHRNAVSSVVLLSDGQDTYTMMRRRGPSGVQANNYEELVPPSFARTGADGEWSAPIHTFGFGNDHDAAAMHVIAEATGGTFSFIENEAVIQDAFAQCIGGLLSVVVQEARIAVACVHPGVRVVSVKSGRYESRVDEDGCAASVRVGELYADEERRFLLFLTVPRVEATDGDTTALARVVFSYRNAASGAEVSVTAEDTVVARPEHAPSASERSVEVERERVRVEAAEDIAAARAAAERGEHQEAVEILENRQRALEQSEAAGDGDPMIVALGAELQEMRGRVSNRQSYMRSGRAYMLAGMSAHQQQRATSRQMLEPEEQQTSMMARNSGVRRMIRRGVGSSGGGYMAAAAPVAEASNEATMSYATPAMRAMLLRSREARGASAEQGQQEEQQPMAGKDDAGSSGPKDVNQ encoded by the exons ATGGAAGCCCCTGACCAG GAGAATCCTTGCGCCATCTGCCTCGGCGGCATGGCCGCCGGCGGCGGGCAGGCCACCTTCACGGCGGAGTGCTCCCACACCTTCCACTTCAACTGCATCTCCGCCAGCGTCGCGCACGGCCACCTCGTCTGCCCGCTCTGCAACGCGCGCTGGCGAGAGCTGCCCTTCCTGCGTCCCACCGCGCCGGTGCCGCAGCCGCCTACGCTGCCTAGGCTGGGTCGTCCCGTTCCCATGCACGCCGTGCAGCCTCCGAGCGAGCCGACAGCATCGCCTCCTCTCATGCATGGCGGGATGCCTCCGTTCCCGGCGcaggcaccgccgccgccgcgcgagcATATCATGCAGCAtcaccagccgccgccgccgaacgtGCATGTCGTGCAGCATcatcagccgccgccgccgcacgtgCATGTCGTGCAGCATcatcagccgccgccgccgcacgtgCATACCGTGCAGCATCATcagcccccgccgcccgagcCTACGGTCGTCTTCGACGACGACGAGCAGGTGGAGCCGGCCTCCAGGCCGCCAGCTGACAGCACACCGGCAGCTGCATCGAACGGGGCAGTGGTCGTCAACACGCACGCCGAGTACTCGGCCGTCGCCAGGGACTCGTCCAGCGACAACTTCGCCGTGCTCGTGCACGTCAAGGCTCCCGCGATGGCCGACACCGTGGCGGCCGGCAGCGACAAGCCGCCCCCGCGCGCGCCGCTGGACCTCGTGACCGTGCTCGACGTCAGCGGCAGCATGAGCGGCCACAAACTGGCGCTCCTGAAGCAGGCCATGCGGTTCGTCATCGACAACCTCGGCCCCAACGACCGCCTCTCCGTCGTATCCTTCTCCTCCGAGGCGCGCCGGCTGACCAGGCTCACGCGCATGTCGGACGCCGGGAAGGCACTGGCCGTGAGCGCCGTGGAGTCCCTCGTGGCGCGCGGCGGCACCAACATCGCCGAGGGGCTCCGCACGGCCGCCAAGGTGCTCGACGAGCGCCGGCACAGGAACGCCGTCTCCAGCGTCGTGCTCCTCTCCGACGGTCAGGATACCTATACCATGATGAGGCGCCGGGGACCGTCCGGCGTCCAGGCCAACAACTACGAGGAGCTCGTCCCGCCCTCCTTCGCACGCACGGGCGCTGACGGCGAGTGGTCCGCGCCGATCCACACCTTCGGCTTCGGGAACGACCACGACGCGGCCGCGATGCACGTCATCGCCGAGGCGACGGGCGGCACGTTCTCGTTCATCGAGAACGAGGCTGTGATACAGGACGCGTTCGCGCAGTGCATCGGCGGGCTGCTCTCCGTCGTGGTCCAGGAGGCGCGCATCGCCGTCGCGTGCGTGCACCCCGGGGTCCGTGTCGTCTCCGTCAAGTCCGGCCGTTACGAGAGCCGCGTCGACGAGGACGGCTGCGCCGCATCTGTCCGAGTCGGGGAGCTCTACGCCGACGAGGAGAGGCGTTTCTTGCTCTTTCTGACCGTGCCAAGAGTCGAAGCGACGGACGGCGACACCACTGCTCTGGCGAGAGTGGTCTTCAGCTACAGAAACGCGGCGAGCGGCGCGGAGGTGAGCGTGACGGCCGAGGACACGGTGGTGGCGAGGCCGGAGCACGCGCCGAGCGCGTCGGAGCGCTCAGTGGAGGTGGAGCGGGAGCGCGTCCGGGTGGAGGCGGCAGAGGACATCGCGGCGGCGAGGGCAGCGGCGGAGCGGGGCGAGCACCAGGAAGCGGTGGAGATCCTCGAGAACCGTCAGCGGGCGCTGGAGCAGTCGGAGGCGGCAGGGGACGGCGACCCCATGATCGTGGCGCTGGGGGCGGAGCTGCAGGAGATGCGCGGGCGCGTGTCGAACCGGCAGAGCTACATGCGGTCGGGGCGGGCGTACATGCTGGCCGGCATGAGCGCGCACCAGCAGCAACGCGCTACCTCCAGGCAGATGCTGGAGCCGGAGGAGCAGCAGACGTCGATGATGGCGAGGAATAGTGGAGTGAGGAGGATGATCAGAAGAGGAGTGGGGTCGAGCGGCGGTGGATATATGGCGGCAGCGGCGCCCGTGGCCGAGGCGTCGAACGAGGCGACGATGTCGTACGCGACGCCGGCCATGCGCGCCATGCTGCTGCGCTCGCGGGAGGCGCGTGGGGCGTCGGCCGAGCAAGGGCAGCAGGAGGAGCAGCAGCCCATGGCCGGAAAAGACGATGCCGGGAGCTCGGGCCCGAAGGACGTGAACCAATAG
- the LOC109768161 gene encoding E3 ubiquitin-protein ligase WAV3 isoform X3 — MEAPDQENPCAICLGGMAAGGGQATFTAECSHTFHFNCISASVAHGHLVCPLCNARWRELPFLRPTAPVPQPPTLPRLGRPVPMHAVQPPSEPTASPPLMHGGMPPFPAQAPPPPREHIMQHHQPPPPNVHVVQHHQPPPPHPTVVFDDDEQVEPASRPPADSTPAAASNGAVVVNTHAEYSAVARDSSSDNFAVLVHVKAPAMADTVAAGSDKPPPRAPLDLVTVLDVSGSMSGHKLALLKQAMRFVIDNLGPNDRLSVVSFSSEARRLTRLTRMSDAGKALAVSAVESLVARGGTNIAEGLRTAAKVLDERRHRNAVSSVVLLSDGQDTYTMMRRRGPSGVQANNYEELVPPSFARTGADGEWSAPIHTFGFGNDHDAAAMHVIAEATGGTFSFIENEAVIQDAFAQCIGGLLSVVVQEARIAVACVHPGVRVVSVKSGRYESRVDEDGCAASVRVGELYADEERRFLLFLTVPRVEATDGDTTALARVVFSYRNAASGAEVSVTAEDTVVARPEHAPSASERSVEVERERVRVEAAEDIAAARAAAERGEHQEAVEILENRQRALEQSEAAGDGDPMIVALGAELQEMRGRVSNRQSYMRSGRAYMLAGMSAHQQQRATSRQMLEPEEQQTSMMARNSGVRRMIRRGVGSSGGGYMAAAAPVAEASNEATMSYATPAMRAMLLRSREARGASAEQGQQEEQQPMAGKDDAGSSGPKDVNQ; from the exons ATGGAAGCCCCTGACCAG GAGAATCCTTGCGCCATCTGCCTCGGCGGCATGGCCGCCGGCGGCGGGCAGGCCACCTTCACGGCGGAGTGCTCCCACACCTTCCACTTCAACTGCATCTCCGCCAGCGTCGCGCACGGCCACCTCGTCTGCCCGCTCTGCAACGCGCGCTGGCGAGAGCTGCCCTTCCTGCGTCCCACCGCGCCGGTGCCGCAGCCGCCTACGCTGCCTAGGCTGGGTCGTCCCGTTCCCATGCACGCCGTGCAGCCTCCGAGCGAGCCGACAGCATCGCCTCCTCTCATGCATGGCGGGATGCCTCCGTTCCCGGCGcaggcaccgccgccgccgcgcgagcATATCATGCAGCAtcaccagccgccgccgccgaacgtGCATGTCGTGCAGCATcatcagccgccgccgccgcac cCTACGGTCGTCTTCGACGACGACGAGCAGGTGGAGCCGGCCTCCAGGCCGCCAGCTGACAGCACACCGGCAGCTGCATCGAACGGGGCAGTGGTCGTCAACACGCACGCCGAGTACTCGGCCGTCGCCAGGGACTCGTCCAGCGACAACTTCGCCGTGCTCGTGCACGTCAAGGCTCCCGCGATGGCCGACACCGTGGCGGCCGGCAGCGACAAGCCGCCCCCGCGCGCGCCGCTGGACCTCGTGACCGTGCTCGACGTCAGCGGCAGCATGAGCGGCCACAAACTGGCGCTCCTGAAGCAGGCCATGCGGTTCGTCATCGACAACCTCGGCCCCAACGACCGCCTCTCCGTCGTATCCTTCTCCTCCGAGGCGCGCCGGCTGACCAGGCTCACGCGCATGTCGGACGCCGGGAAGGCACTGGCCGTGAGCGCCGTGGAGTCCCTCGTGGCGCGCGGCGGCACCAACATCGCCGAGGGGCTCCGCACGGCCGCCAAGGTGCTCGACGAGCGCCGGCACAGGAACGCCGTCTCCAGCGTCGTGCTCCTCTCCGACGGTCAGGATACCTATACCATGATGAGGCGCCGGGGACCGTCCGGCGTCCAGGCCAACAACTACGAGGAGCTCGTCCCGCCCTCCTTCGCACGCACGGGCGCTGACGGCGAGTGGTCCGCGCCGATCCACACCTTCGGCTTCGGGAACGACCACGACGCGGCCGCGATGCACGTCATCGCCGAGGCGACGGGCGGCACGTTCTCGTTCATCGAGAACGAGGCTGTGATACAGGACGCGTTCGCGCAGTGCATCGGCGGGCTGCTCTCCGTCGTGGTCCAGGAGGCGCGCATCGCCGTCGCGTGCGTGCACCCCGGGGTCCGTGTCGTCTCCGTCAAGTCCGGCCGTTACGAGAGCCGCGTCGACGAGGACGGCTGCGCCGCATCTGTCCGAGTCGGGGAGCTCTACGCCGACGAGGAGAGGCGTTTCTTGCTCTTTCTGACCGTGCCAAGAGTCGAAGCGACGGACGGCGACACCACTGCTCTGGCGAGAGTGGTCTTCAGCTACAGAAACGCGGCGAGCGGCGCGGAGGTGAGCGTGACGGCCGAGGACACGGTGGTGGCGAGGCCGGAGCACGCGCCGAGCGCGTCGGAGCGCTCAGTGGAGGTGGAGCGGGAGCGCGTCCGGGTGGAGGCGGCAGAGGACATCGCGGCGGCGAGGGCAGCGGCGGAGCGGGGCGAGCACCAGGAAGCGGTGGAGATCCTCGAGAACCGTCAGCGGGCGCTGGAGCAGTCGGAGGCGGCAGGGGACGGCGACCCCATGATCGTGGCGCTGGGGGCGGAGCTGCAGGAGATGCGCGGGCGCGTGTCGAACCGGCAGAGCTACATGCGGTCGGGGCGGGCGTACATGCTGGCCGGCATGAGCGCGCACCAGCAGCAACGCGCTACCTCCAGGCAGATGCTGGAGCCGGAGGAGCAGCAGACGTCGATGATGGCGAGGAATAGTGGAGTGAGGAGGATGATCAGAAGAGGAGTGGGGTCGAGCGGCGGTGGATATATGGCGGCAGCGGCGCCCGTGGCCGAGGCGTCGAACGAGGCGACGATGTCGTACGCGACGCCGGCCATGCGCGCCATGCTGCTGCGCTCGCGGGAGGCGCGTGGGGCGTCGGCCGAGCAAGGGCAGCAGGAGGAGCAGCAGCCCATGGCCGGAAAAGACGATGCCGGGAGCTCGGGCCCGAAGGACGTGAACCAATAG